AAGGagactgcagcctgaccaggtggtggcacagtggatagagcgttggactgggaggcggaaggacctaggttcgagaccccgaggtcaccagcttgagcgcgggctcatctggcttgagcaaaaagctcaccagcttggacccaaggttgctggctccagcaaggggttacttggtccgctgaaggctcgtggtcaaggcacatatgagaaagcaatcaatgaacaactaagaagtcgcaacacgcaacgaaaaactaatgattgatgcttctcatctttctccgttcctgtctgtctgtccctatctatctctgcctatgtaaaaaaaaaaaaaagagactgcagAAAATTGGtgaaataggaaaataacaaaaacaaaactgatgttCTAGAagctaaataaagaaaatataattagggGGAGGGACAGCTTGTCAAAGGCTGTTTATGGGTCAAATGATATGATGCACAGAGCATTTTTTCCCAAATCTCTGCCAAACAGACTCCATTCATTCCATTTATCTGGTCTTCATTCTAGGACTGAGACCCTCCTCAGAAAGTATTATCTGGGCCTTtccataatttcctttttctatggcttATCTCCCTTatgatttagaatattttaaattgtccCGAGAGGAgggttagaaaataaacacagaaaaaggaTGGGACCTGGAGGTCTCATTTCCAAGCTGATGGCTTGCAAGAGCAGCCTGTGCCCCCCCAACATTTGATTTATAGTGCAGAGGgcaaagccatttgcaaaacaaaaagatctctgatataaagtcacatttctgaggcaaaccaacAATTCTCCCAAGAGCCCAAAAAACCCTCCACCATGAACAAcattttaacttcacaaaacaaagagtaaaaagaaaacagcctcCAGTTTCTTCGAGGAACATGGGGGATGGGACAGTGGAAACAATCAACTTcccagctaacatggaggtgtgggtaAGAGcctagcctttagcaacttacgCCTTAAACTGCAAGGATCTTTGTTAGTTTACAGTCTCCCACAGCCAGCCTCTAGCAACCCAATCAAGCGAGGTGGCGGGATGGGTAGCAAGGACCTTGTCAACTTACTGctagtcccccacacctctgtcccccaaaaaactAAACTGCAAGGACTCGGTCAGCTTGCAGCTTGTTTCCCAAATTAAATATTAGCTTAAATACCGCAGTTGTATCGATTAAGAGTTAAATGAGTTCTGGGTTGGCATAGTTTTCCAGAGGAATCCATCCTTTGTGAGATGGCAACCCTCCTCCCTCAGTATCCAGTAGACTGGACAGAAGGGACTGCCAAGAGCAGCACCAAAACCGAGAGGGCGATCGTGTCTTTTCCGTGTCAGTCCACCTAACAGTCATTCCACTGTCAGTAGCGATGGGCGTCCCTCCCtcaaaaagaaacaggaagacgGGAGGTAAACGCTGAATCGGGGAGCGTCATGTCGACTCTGGTCTGCCCGCAGCGACAAGGCGGGGAAGGATTGCTACGGCCCGCGCCTGGGCTCGGCCGAGGAAGCTGCGCCTCTCAGGCGCGCCGCGGGCACCTGGCGGGGGCCTTCCCTGCGCCGGCGCCGCGCCTGCTCTGGTCGTCTCCGCGCCGCGATGATGGCGGCCCCACTTGTGGCTCGGGGTTGTTCTCTGCTGCGGGCGGCCGCTGAGCGGCTGCTGCAAGGAGGAGTCCGGGCGCAGCTCCGGCCACGACTCGAAGGGGGCACCCCAGGCCCGGAGCGCGACTTTAGTCTCTCTCACAGTCGGGTGAGAGCAGGGTCTGGGTTACGGGACCCTTGACCGTGGTGGGGCCGTTTACGCCCGACTCTCGTTTCTGGAGGCGCGCTGAGACGTGGTGGGGTTCCAGCCTGGCATCGCGGGTTCTCCTGGAGGGGCGGGTGGCGCGGGTATGAAGGGGCCTCTCCGTGGAGAACCACTCACCCTCGCTTTTCGGCCTCCAGAGCACGATCATCGTGGAGCGCTGGTGGAAGGTTCCGCTGGCCGGGGAGGGCCGGAAGCCGCGTCTGCACCGGCGGCACCGCGTCTACAAGCTGGTGGAGGACACGAAACACCGGCCCAAAGACAACCTGGAGCTCATCCTCACGCAGTCGGTAGAGGGTAAGGCCCGGCAGAGGTACTTCTATCCGAGACAGGTTCTGTTTGACATCATCTTTTTCCTGCCCTTTCCTACTTTGTGGAAAAGATCAGCTCTCTCTTTGAGAAGAGAAAGCCATACAAGCACTGTGATTATGGTGTTGGTCTCCTGAGTGACCAGTTAAAACAGGGATGCAGGAACATCAGTTAGTGTGTGAGTGCGTGAGGGCAGGAGGCCAGAGGCCTATGTGCCACAGATACTGAAATCCTGTGCTAGGACAGCGCTTCACTTTGTGCAGGGAATTCTAAATCAGGCCAGAAAGAAACTAATTCGAATTCTCTTAAATCTTGGTCCTAgtgaatattaatatttcttttaggaAGAATAAGAACTGAGAGAATAAGAGCGCTTCTTTCTTTGATCAGCTTCTCTTTAGGGACTCCTAGCTAGTCCTGACCTATTGTCTCTGTTTGCTTTGGCAGGTCTGGGAGTCAGGGGTGACCTGGTTTCAGTAAAGAAATCTGTGGGCCGGAATCGACTACTTCCTCAAGGACTGGCTGTATATGCATCCCCTGAAAACAAGAAGTTGTTTGAAGAGGAGAAAATAGTGAGCTCAAAGAAAGGCAGAAGGAGGAATAAAACCTTAAGATTTCCCCTAGTAACTTCCATCCTTTTTATCTTTAACTTGAAAATTAAATAGGGACTAGAACAGGAATCTAGAAACCCAGCCTATGTCTCATATTGtaatactttattattatatacCACAGGctcacttttctttccttttttttttttttttccatctttaacTCTTTTTCTagcaaagaaaagaaggaaaattagaaaagatcCAGACCAAGGCAGGTGAGACGGTGAGTAGAAACATAGAAAGTCTTTATCTATACGAGTCACCAACCTCTTCTTGAGAGGTTCTCTGATTTCCTTGAAGTCTCTTGATTGCAGACacaaagggagggggaaagggaagtgttGTGGCTGCCATGACTGGTATTGAGACCTGGGAAATCCTGGGTGAAGTGCCCTAGCTTACTGAGTGTGGCCCCAACGTGGGCACCAGGGGACCCATGGAAGAGTGAGGTGAAGGCTCTGCCCTGGGGATATTTCCAGGCAACTTGAAGAGAACATAAACACAttcaaaagcaatcaataagcgcAAGAcagtaaattataaaagtaacatgGACCAAAATGGATTAGGGTGATTGGAGAGGGTTTTTTTCCAGATGGGATTAAATGAGACTGTGATATTAGTAGGATTTGGATAGGACATGAAGGCTTTTGAAAGGTATTCGTAAGGGAGAAAAAGTTTAAGAAGATAGTTAAAGCATGTTTTAACATAAAAAGTAGACTAGTATAGCTAAAGCAGAGGACTTGTATAGTATAATATTAAGAAACAATTGGGTGAACAGGGAATTGGGGTAGGATATACAAAACATTAAGTCTGaggcaggggtgggcaaagggggtgaaaggGGAATGGAAAGATTTTGCATGGGGGGTACAATGCAGggggttatattgagtgggatacttgaaaccatgttaacacaataaattaaaaaaaaaacattgactcTTCAGCTAGTGAGTTTATACTTTATTCTGCTAAACAAAGAGGAATCATTAATGGGGTAGAGGTGGGATTGAAGAGCCAGAAGTATTGGGTTAAAACAGTCTGTCAAAGTCATTTcattctgagcctgaccaggcagtggcacagtggatagagcgtcagactgggatgcggaagacccaggttcgagaccctaagtcaccagcttgagcgcgggctcatctggtttgagcaaaagcccaccagcttggacccaaggtcgctggctccagcaaggggttactcagtctgctgaaggcctgcggtcaaggcacatatgagaaagcaatcaatgaacaactaaggtgttgcaacgtgcaatgaaaaactaatgattgatgcttctcatctctctctgttcctgtctacccctgtctatccctctctctgactcactctctatctctgtaaaaaaaaaattaaaaaaagtcatttcatTCTGAGATATACCAGTGGCCGCCTGTTTCTCCTTGATTAGCAACAGCCAGGTGTAGGGGTCATTCTTCTCCAA
The DNA window shown above is from Saccopteryx bilineata isolate mSacBil1 chromosome 2, mSacBil1_pri_phased_curated, whole genome shotgun sequence and carries:
- the MRPL9 gene encoding large ribosomal subunit protein bL9m; this translates as MMAAPLVARGCSLLRAAAERLLQGGVRAQLRPRLEGGTPGPERDFSLSHSRSTIIVERWWKVPLAGEGRKPRLHRRHRVYKLVEDTKHRPKDNLELILTQSVEGLGVRGDLVSVKKSVGRNRLLPQGLAVYASPENKKLFEEEKIQRKEGKLEKIQTKAGETTVKFLRSCHLEVGMKNNVKWELNPEIVARHFLKNLGVVVAPHALKLPEEPITRWGEYWCEVTVNGLDTVRVPMSVVNFERPKVKRYKYWLAQQAAKEMAPTSSQMT